A window of the Leucothrix mucor DSM 2157 genome harbors these coding sequences:
- a CDS encoding ABC transporter permease, producing MALIKRNEAGKLRLAISAGMFHKLSALLTLLILIIIFSFGNSAFLSVNNGLTILLQTAIIGLLGIGMTMVIITGGIDLSVGSVLALSGTITGLMIKAGMPVVPAMFFGVVTGALCGLFNGFVITKMRITPFVATLGMMLIARGVALQLTGAAPISQLGEGFGVLGNGALFRVVEMGSNGFPKVIFPGIPYPAILLIFMAVCVAYVLNRRQIGRHIYSVGSNEEAARLSGVKVHRTKMIAYTFSGALAGLSGVVLMSRLITVQPNEGVMYELDAIAAAVIGGASLMGGVGNISGTMIGAFIIGVLRNGLNMAGTSSFIQQIVIGFVVILAVYIDQVRNRR from the coding sequence GAGGCGGGGAAACTTCGTCTGGCGATTTCAGCCGGCATGTTTCACAAGCTATCCGCACTACTCACACTGTTAATTCTGATTATCATTTTCTCTTTTGGTAATTCCGCTTTCCTATCCGTTAATAACGGCCTCACCATCCTGCTGCAAACCGCGATTATTGGCCTGCTCGGTATCGGCATGACCATGGTCATTATTACCGGCGGTATCGATCTGAGTGTTGGTTCGGTACTGGCACTGTCCGGCACCATTACCGGCTTAATGATTAAAGCAGGGATGCCAGTGGTTCCGGCGATGTTTTTCGGGGTTGTCACCGGTGCATTGTGCGGGCTATTTAATGGCTTCGTCATTACCAAAATGCGCATCACCCCCTTTGTCGCCACCCTTGGAATGATGTTGATTGCCCGTGGTGTCGCCCTACAACTCACCGGCGCAGCCCCAATCTCACAACTGGGTGAAGGCTTTGGTGTATTAGGTAATGGCGCACTGTTTAGAGTGGTTGAAATGGGCAGCAATGGCTTCCCGAAAGTGATTTTCCCCGGTATTCCCTACCCTGCCATCCTATTGATCTTTATGGCAGTTTGCGTCGCCTATGTATTAAATCGCCGTCAGATTGGTCGTCATATTTATTCGGTTGGCTCTAATGAAGAAGCGGCTCGCTTATCTGGTGTGAAGGTTCACAGAACCAAGATGATCGCTTACACATTTTCCGGTGCACTAGCAGGTTTATCCGGCGTCGTGCTGATGTCTCGCTTGATCACCGTGCAGCCTAATGAAGGTGTGATGTACGAGCTGGATGCGATTGCAGCCGCGGTTATCGGCGGCGCCTCACTGATGGGTGGCGTGGGTAATATTTCCGGCACCATGATCGGTGCATTCATTATCGGTGTGCTGAGAAACGGCTTAAACATGGCCGGCACCTCATCATTCATTCAACAAATTGTGATTGGTTTCGTCGTCATTCTGGCGGTGTATATCGATCAAGTCAGAAACCGGCGCTAA
- a CDS encoding ABC transporter substrate-binding protein, with amino-acid sequence MNKVITTLMVAGSLLVGPLSATAGEIAVIVKTTNSNFWQNVNKGANAAIAGQKEHTITFNGPASESAVADQVNLVENAINRGVSAIVLAPSDPDALSPVVKRAYESGIPVAIIDSALGEGAKGTYQTFLSTDNKAAGETAAKLMIDSVGQTGKVAVMSYVAGVGSEIGRVGGFIDYLKANSKLEVVGPFYSQSQMAMALNQTTDILAANTDLVGIYGANEPTAVGMGRALVQAGKAGSLTAIGFDGNQDLQAFVRDGTLKATAVQGSFQMGELGVQAMLDMLDDKKIESFIDTGVVMVTKENIDSDVAKNVLY; translated from the coding sequence ATGAACAAGGTTATTACAACACTGATGGTTGCAGGCTCATTACTGGTTGGCCCACTGTCAGCAACTGCTGGTGAAATTGCCGTTATCGTAAAAACGACCAATTCAAACTTTTGGCAAAATGTAAACAAAGGTGCCAACGCTGCAATCGCAGGGCAAAAAGAGCACACCATTACGTTCAACGGCCCAGCTTCCGAGTCTGCTGTCGCAGATCAGGTCAATCTGGTTGAAAACGCGATCAACCGTGGTGTATCCGCGATTGTATTAGCGCCATCCGATCCTGATGCATTGAGCCCCGTGGTTAAGCGTGCTTATGAGTCGGGTATTCCGGTTGCGATTATTGATTCGGCTTTAGGCGAAGGCGCTAAGGGTACTTACCAAACGTTTTTATCAACCGATAACAAAGCTGCTGGCGAAACAGCCGCTAAGTTGATGATTGATAGCGTTGGCCAAACCGGCAAAGTGGCTGTGATGTCTTATGTGGCGGGTGTGGGTTCTGAAATCGGTCGTGTAGGTGGCTTTATCGACTACCTGAAAGCAAACTCAAAACTGGAAGTGGTTGGTCCTTTCTACTCGCAATCTCAAATGGCGATGGCGCTTAACCAAACCACCGATATTCTGGCAGCGAATACTGACCTGGTAGGTATTTATGGCGCAAACGAGCCAACCGCTGTAGGCATGGGCCGCGCATTGGTACAAGCCGGTAAAGCAGGCAGCTTAACGGCGATTGGCTTTGATGGAAATCAAGATCTTCAAGCCTTTGTTCGCGATGGCACATTGAAGGCAACCGCAGTTCAGGGTTCATTCCAAATGGGTGAGCTGGGCGTACAAGCAATGCTGGATATGCTGGATGACAAGAAAATCGAATCATTCATTGATACCGGCGTTGTGATGGTTACTAAAGAAAACATCGACTCTGATGTCGCGAAAAACGTTCTGTACTAA
- a CDS encoding ATP-binding cassette domain-containing protein, with product MTGQNQTASPLVEMLDIKKRFGGVEAIRGVSLDLHPGEVVGVLGHNGAGKSCLMRILSGAMDATEGHIKVRGEAKKLSTPQDARACGIETIYQTLALADHLDAPSNLFLGRELKTRFGNLDDKRMMEEARKALHRLNPNFKNLSDPVSSLSGGQRQVIAIARAIYFNVKILIMDEPTAALGPSETAMVAEIIKKLQAEGIGIFLVSHDMHDVFELCDRIMVMNKGQNVGSHAIDEVTKDDVLSLIIKGSLPDDWTPRNAQTLN from the coding sequence ATGACCGGCCAAAACCAAACCGCCTCCCCGCTAGTCGAGATGCTCGACATAAAAAAACGCTTTGGTGGAGTCGAGGCAATTCGGGGCGTATCGCTCGATTTACACCCCGGTGAAGTCGTCGGCGTGCTGGGGCACAACGGTGCCGGAAAGTCCTGCCTGATGCGTATTCTCTCTGGCGCAATGGACGCCACAGAAGGCCATATTAAAGTGCGCGGCGAAGCCAAAAAACTGAGCACGCCACAAGATGCCCGCGCCTGCGGCATCGAAACTATTTATCAAACACTGGCACTGGCGGATCACTTAGATGCGCCCTCCAACCTATTTCTGGGACGTGAGTTAAAAACCCGTTTCGGCAACCTTGATGACAAACGTATGATGGAAGAGGCTCGCAAAGCCCTGCATCGTTTGAATCCCAATTTCAAAAACCTCAGCGATCCGGTTTCCAGCCTGTCCGGTGGACAGCGCCAGGTGATCGCCATAGCCCGCGCCATCTATTTCAATGTCAAAATTTTGATTATGGATGAGCCCACCGCGGCACTAGGCCCCTCAGAAACGGCGATGGTCGCTGAGATCATTAAAAAGCTACAAGCCGAAGGCATTGGCATCTTCCTGGTCAGCCACGATATGCACGATGTGTTTGAGCTATGCGATCGTATTATGGTGATGAACAAAGGCCAGAATGTCGGCTCCCATGCTATCGATGAAGTGACTAAAGACGATGTGCTAAGCCTAATCATCAAAGGCTCGCTGCCCGATGACTGGACACCCCGCAACGCGCAAACCCTAAACTAA
- a CDS encoding zinc-binding alcohol dehydrogenase family protein: MNKADTQTMQCGTCISPGDFQLVEREMPQTAPEGWVLLDVSSIGLCGTDFHIFEGKHPFLNYPRVIGHEIGAVVAESAAGWNKGDTVVVNPYLYCGECRACQRGKPNCCSNIEVLGVHRDGGMCGRLAVPATNLYSAEGLTLTEAAMVEFLSIGAHAVRRSEVTKGDRVLVVGVGPIGIGAALFAQLEGADVHLMDLSETRMAGAQKAFGFDKLHKVGSDILSGDLADGFDVVFDATGNKQSIEGGFPLLAHGGTYALVSVVKDDITFSDPEFHKREMRLIGSRNALKEDFDHVIDTLRNKRIDSSKLCSEVVPMENIESRLSALVDDRDNLIKVVVKI, translated from the coding sequence GTGAATAAAGCAGACACACAAACCATGCAATGCGGCACCTGTATTTCACCGGGTGATTTCCAACTGGTCGAGCGCGAGATGCCACAAACAGCACCGGAAGGCTGGGTACTGTTGGATGTTTCAAGCATCGGACTGTGCGGTACCGACTTTCATATTTTTGAAGGCAAGCACCCGTTCCTAAACTATCCCCGCGTAATCGGTCATGAGATTGGTGCAGTGGTTGCCGAATCTGCCGCTGGCTGGAATAAGGGCGATACCGTGGTGGTAAACCCATATCTATATTGCGGCGAGTGCCGTGCCTGCCAACGTGGCAAACCAAACTGTTGCTCGAATATCGAAGTACTTGGTGTACACCGCGATGGTGGTATGTGTGGGCGCTTAGCCGTTCCAGCCACCAACCTGTACTCTGCTGAAGGCCTGACGCTGACCGAAGCGGCTATGGTTGAATTCTTAAGTATTGGTGCACATGCAGTACGTCGCTCTGAAGTGACTAAAGGCGACCGCGTGTTAGTAGTCGGCGTTGGCCCAATTGGGATTGGTGCCGCCCTATTCGCTCAGCTTGAAGGTGCCGATGTGCACTTGATGGATTTGAGTGAAACCCGCATGGCCGGCGCTCAAAAAGCCTTTGGTTTTGACAAGCTACATAAAGTTGGCTCCGATATTTTAAGCGGTGATTTGGCGGATGGCTTTGATGTGGTGTTTGATGCTACCGGCAATAAGCAATCTATCGAAGGTGGCTTTCCATTGTTGGCGCACGGCGGAACCTATGCCCTGGTCAGCGTGGTAAAAGACGACATCACCTTTTCAGATCCTGAATTTCACAAGCGTGAAATGCGTTTGATCGGTAGTCGTAACGCCCTAAAAGAAGACTTCGATCACGTGATTGATACGCTGCGTAACAAGCGCATCGACAGCAGTAAACTCTGCTCAGAAGTGGTGCCCATGGAAAATATTGAGTCGCGCTTATCAGCACTGGTCGATGACCGAGACAACCTGATTAAAGTCGTTGTAAAAATCTAA
- a CDS encoding UxaA family hydrolase, translated as MTEQTAKALQLHASDNVVIALSDLVAGEQIPPNATTLLQPVPSGHKICIADIKQGERVLKYGQSIGQATADIKAGEHVHTHNLGMGEHQQDYGFSSEYVPLPAPDREYTFEGFQRANGKVGTRNYIGIITSVNCAGSVAKFIGEAVEREGLLDAFPNIDGIVPIVHGTGCGMSSKGEGFETLHRTLNGYAHNPNFGAILLIGLGCEVMQVSGLVNQPLFEDTTRYRYMNIQQVGGTRQAIEQGKAVIRELAKVVNQDKRSTTPASSLVIGMQCGGSDGYSGITANPALGAASDLVIRQGGTMLLSETSEVYGAEHLLTRRAVSPEVGQRLINRIHWWEDYCARNSGEMDNNPSPGNKLGGLTTILEKSLGAAAKGGTAPMSDVIKYAEPLNASGLVFMDSPGYDPCSVTGQVATGANMIIFTTGRGSVSGFKPSPCIKMASNTDMYQRLIEDMDINCGDIIGGDVSIADKGEQIFQLILEIASGKETKSETLGFGSTEFVPWQIGAVM; from the coding sequence ATGACTGAGCAAACCGCCAAAGCCCTGCAATTACATGCCTCAGACAATGTCGTCATTGCCTTAAGTGATCTTGTTGCCGGAGAGCAGATTCCACCCAATGCCACCACGCTATTACAGCCAGTGCCATCGGGCCATAAAATCTGCATTGCCGATATCAAGCAAGGTGAGCGAGTCCTGAAATACGGGCAATCCATTGGTCAGGCAACCGCCGATATTAAAGCTGGCGAGCATGTGCATACTCATAACTTAGGCATGGGCGAACATCAGCAGGACTATGGCTTTAGTAGTGAATATGTCCCCTTGCCCGCTCCTGATCGTGAGTACACCTTTGAGGGCTTTCAGCGCGCCAATGGCAAAGTCGGCACCCGTAACTACATCGGTATTATCACCTCGGTGAACTGCGCAGGCTCGGTGGCGAAGTTTATTGGCGAAGCGGTTGAGCGCGAAGGCTTGTTGGATGCCTTCCCGAACATTGATGGCATCGTACCTATCGTGCATGGCACCGGCTGCGGCATGTCATCCAAAGGTGAAGGCTTCGAGACGCTGCATCGTACCCTCAACGGCTATGCGCACAATCCAAATTTCGGCGCAATTTTGCTAATCGGTTTAGGCTGCGAAGTGATGCAAGTCTCCGGATTGGTGAATCAACCATTATTTGAAGACACCACCCGCTACCGCTATATGAACATTCAACAAGTGGGTGGAACGCGCCAAGCCATTGAACAAGGCAAAGCAGTGATTCGGGAATTGGCGAAAGTCGTTAATCAGGATAAACGCAGCACCACACCCGCCTCTTCGCTGGTGATTGGAATGCAGTGCGGCGGCTCGGATGGTTACTCCGGCATTACCGCCAACCCGGCACTGGGCGCAGCATCCGATTTAGTGATTCGTCAAGGCGGCACCATGCTGCTCTCTGAAACCTCCGAAGTGTATGGCGCAGAGCATTTGCTCACCCGACGCGCCGTTAGCCCGGAAGTGGGGCAGCGCTTAATCAACCGTATTCATTGGTGGGAAGACTATTGCGCGCGCAATAGCGGCGAGATGGACAACAACCCTTCGCCCGGCAATAAACTTGGCGGCTTAACCACTATTTTGGAGAAATCCCTAGGGGCTGCAGCCAAAGGTGGCACCGCGCCCATGAGCGATGTGATCAAATATGCCGAACCGCTAAACGCATCCGGCCTCGTGTTTATGGATAGCCCTGGCTACGACCCTTGCTCGGTAACCGGCCAAGTAGCGACCGGCGCGAATATGATTATCTTCACCACTGGCCGTGGCTCGGTATCCGGCTTTAAGCCGTCGCCCTGCATCAAAATGGCCTCCAATACCGATATGTACCAACGCTTGATTGAAGACATGGATATCAACTGCGGCGACATTATCGGAGGCGATGTGAGCATTGCCGACAAGGGAGAGCAGATCTTTCAGTTAATCCTTGAAATTGCCTCAGGCAAAGAAACCAAAAGTGAGACCTTAGGATTTGGCAGTACAGAGTTTGTGCCGTGGCAAATTGGCGCGGTGATGTAA
- a CDS encoding SDR family oxidoreductase, translated as MSNKTGRLEGKIALITAAGQGIGRATVEAYVREGATVYACDINDDSIAELNLIDGVSAFHLDVTDAEAVEAAVAKLPTLDVLFNCAGYVASGSILECDEESWDFSFNLNVKAMYRLIKLTLPAMLENGGGSIINMSSVASSMKGVPNRFVYCASKAAVIGMTKAVAADFVTKGIRCNAICPGTVDSPSLHDRLRDTGDYDKALTDFIARQPMGRVGHADEIAALALYLASDDSAFTTGQTHAIDGGWSI; from the coding sequence ATGAGTAACAAAACCGGAAGGCTTGAAGGCAAAATCGCATTAATTACTGCCGCAGGCCAAGGTATTGGTCGGGCAACAGTCGAAGCCTATGTACGTGAAGGCGCAACAGTCTACGCCTGTGATATTAACGATGACTCAATCGCCGAGCTTAATTTAATCGATGGCGTGAGTGCATTTCACCTTGATGTCACCGATGCAGAAGCCGTGGAAGCAGCCGTCGCCAAACTACCGACGCTTGATGTGCTGTTTAACTGCGCGGGCTATGTGGCGAGCGGTTCCATCCTTGAATGCGACGAGGAAAGCTGGGACTTTAGCTTTAACCTCAATGTAAAAGCCATGTACCGCCTGATTAAACTAACTCTGCCTGCAATGCTTGAAAATGGCGGTGGATCGATTATAAATATGTCGTCAGTTGCCTCTTCAATGAAGGGCGTTCCTAACCGTTTTGTGTACTGCGCCTCTAAGGCTGCCGTGATCGGCATGACCAAAGCCGTGGCTGCCGACTTTGTTACCAAAGGCATTCGCTGCAATGCAATTTGCCCCGGCACAGTGGATAGCCCATCGCTACATGACCGACTGCGCGACACCGGCGACTACGATAAAGCGCTCACAGACTTTATCGCCAGACAGCCTATGGGACGTGTGGGTCATGCTGATGAAATTGCCGCGCTGGCACTGTATCTCGCCAGTGACGACAGCGCATTTACCACCGGTCAGACACATGCCATTGATGGCGGCTGGTCAATCTAA
- a CDS encoding fumarylacetoacetate hydrolase family protein, which yields MKLLRFGPVGAEKPGILDDEGNIRDLSSVIDDVAGSALDDASLEKIRALDISSLPVVSGEQRLGACVGNVGKFICIGLNYADHAAESGLDLPEEPVIFFKATSAISGPNDDVEIPRTSVKTDWEVELGVVIGKHTKYVSPEEALDHVAGYCVVNDLSERDFQIHRSGQWVKGKSCDTFGPIGPWLVTRDEIPNPQDLDMYLEVNGHRYQNGSTKTMHFDVATCISHLSQFMSLQPGDVISTGTPPGVGLGMKPEKYLNAGDKMELGIQGLGVQKQNVVAG from the coding sequence ATGAAGCTTTTACGATTTGGCCCAGTGGGCGCAGAAAAACCAGGAATCCTGGACGACGAAGGCAATATCCGTGACTTGTCCTCAGTGATTGACGATGTAGCAGGCAGCGCTCTGGATGATGCCTCACTTGAAAAAATTCGCGCACTGGATATTAGCAGCTTGCCCGTAGTGAGCGGCGAACAACGCCTTGGCGCATGTGTTGGTAACGTTGGAAAATTCATCTGCATCGGTTTGAACTATGCCGATCACGCAGCGGAAAGTGGCTTAGACCTACCTGAAGAGCCGGTGATTTTCTTTAAGGCTACCTCTGCGATTTCTGGCCCGAATGATGATGTTGAGATTCCTCGTACTTCAGTAAAAACAGACTGGGAAGTTGAGCTTGGCGTAGTTATTGGCAAGCACACAAAATACGTATCACCAGAAGAAGCACTTGATCATGTCGCGGGCTATTGCGTGGTGAATGATCTGTCGGAACGTGATTTTCAAATCCACCGCTCGGGCCAGTGGGTAAAGGGAAAATCTTGCGATACCTTCGGTCCTATCGGCCCTTGGCTGGTGACGCGTGATGAAATTCCTAACCCGCAAGATCTTGATATGTATCTTGAAGTGAACGGCCACCGCTATCAAAACGGCTCGACTAAAACGATGCACTTTGATGTCGCGACCTGCATTTCTCACCTATCGCAATTCATGAGCTTGCAACCAGGCGATGTGATTTCTACCGGTACACCACCGGGCGTTGGCCTTGGAATGAAGCCTGAAAAGTACCTCAATGCTGGCGACAAAATGGAGCTGGGC